Proteins encoded together in one Diabrotica undecimpunctata isolate CICGRU chromosome 3, icDiaUnde3, whole genome shotgun sequence window:
- the LOC140436241 gene encoding facilitated trehalose transporter Tret1-like isoform X2, with protein MDNDKGNTPIHGKNVFQEVKYSQVNQATDEIKRPDTLFLYFTFMTVMLTAIVCGTMLVWTSPAIVKLESNDTNINPLGRPIKSYELSKFMGIKGILSLVISLFLPKLADLIGRKMSIFWMAVIIYIGLIGLAFSKNVNVMTAFSVVSSAAVIGLLSMIPMYLTEICEDHNRAKFICLMGVFIPVGELCTFIIGPMFSYKIFTIILAAPLIPFMVLFFLAPESPVYSLHNGRKEKCIQAIKKLRKNKTEAELEQDFFKIKESLEYTDKSKGFNFRKLFGTKEGRLGIFMAFIPMFVQHISGFPAIMTLLAPIFNEFGSDISGDTVAICVGVVKVILGIITSMTVERFGRRPLCLISAVGAGLPIFLLGIFFYLKYINSPLVYQYSWVPLVCILIYTLFISIGLGPIPMTLVNEMFSSDIRSTGCAFVMTLGFLDITILISVYPIVAELIGTHWCMWTFGICCMIGTIIIYFVVPETKGKSVVEIQQLLKNYKLL; from the exons ATGGATAATGATAAAGGTAATACTCCAATTCATGGAAAAAATGTTTTCCAGGAAGTAAAATATTCCCAAGTAAATCAAGCTACAGATGAAATTAAAAGGCCAgatactttatttttatatttcacattCATGACAG TAATGTTGACAGCAATAGTATGTGGAACTATGCTAGTATGGACATCTCCAGCAATTGTTAAATTAGAATCTAACGATACCAATATAAATCCATTGGGAAGACCAATAAAATCCTATGAATTATCCAAGTTTATGGGCATTAAAGGAATACTCTCGCTAGTAATTTCACTATTTCTACCAAAACTGGCAGACTTAATCGGCAGGAAGATGAGCATATTTTGGATGGCTGTAATTATTTATATAGGTCTAATAGGATTAGCCTTTAGTAAAAACGTTAATGTTATGACCGCTTTCAGCGTCGTTTCAAGTGCAGCTGTAATTGGATTACTTAGTATGATACCGATGTATCTAACAGAAATTTGCGAAGACCACAATCGTGCAAAATTTATTTGCCTTATGGGGGTATTCATTCCTGTTGGTGAACTTTGTACCTTTATAATTGGTCCAATGtttagttataaaatatttacaataatattAGCAGCTCCATTGATTCCATTCATGGTACTGTTCTTTCTTGCTCCTGAGAGCCCAGTTTATAGTTTACACAATGGAAGAAAAGAAAAGTGTATACAAGCAATAAAAAAACTGCGTAAAAATAAAACTGAAGCAGAGTTAGAgcaagatttttttaaaattaaggaGAGTTTAGAATATACTGATAAAAGTAAAGGatttaattttagaaaacttTTTGGTACTAAAGAAGGACGCTTAGGTATATTCATGGCGTTCATTCCAATGTTTGTTCAACATATATCTGGATTTCCTGCAATAATGACACTATTGGCACCCATATTTAATGAGTTTGGATCAGACATATCTGGGGATACTGTTGCTATATGCGTAGGTGTGGTAAAGGTGATTTTAGGTATAATTACATCAATGACAGTGGAAAGATTTGGAAGACGACCACTGTGCCTGATTTCAGCTGTTGGAGCAGGACTACCTATATTTCTTTTAGGGATATTTTTCTATTTGAAATATATAAATTCACCCTTGGTGTATCAATATTCGTGGGTACCACTAGTTTGCATTTTAATATATACTTTATTTATATCCATAGGACTTGGACCAATTCCTATGACCTTAGTAAACGAAATGTTTTCTTCGGATATAAGGTCCACAGGATGTGCGTTTGTTATGACTTTAGGGTTTCTTGACATAACGATTCTAATCAGTGTCTACCCGATTGTGGCAGAATTAATAGGGACACATTGGTGTATGTGGACGTTTGGAATATGTTGCATGATTGgtacaattattatttatttcgtgGTACCTGAAACCAAGGGAAAAAGTGTGGTCGAAATTCAACAACTActtaaaaattataaacttttataa
- the LOC140436241 gene encoding trehalose transporter 1-like protein isoform X1, which translates to MDNDKGNTPIHGKNVFQEVKYSQVNQATDEIKRPDTLFLYFTFMTVMLTAIVCGATIVWTSPAIVKLESNDTNINPLGRPIKSYELSKFMGIKGILSLVISLFLPKLADLIGRKMGIFWMAVIMYIGLIGLAFSKNVNVMTAFSVVSGACVNGLFSMIPMYLTEICEDHNRAKFLCLVGVFVPVGELCTFIIGPMFSYKIFTIIIAAPLIPFMVLSFLAPESPVYSLHNGRKEKCIQAIKKLRKNKTEAELEQDFFKIKKSLEDTDKSRGFNFRKLFGTKEGRLGIFIAFIPIFVQQISGFPTIMTLLAPIFNEFGSDISGDTVAIYVGVVKVILGIITAMIVERFGRRSLCLISAGGAGLPIFLLGIFFYLKYINSPLVYQYSWVPLVCILIYTLFISIGLGPIPMTLVNEMFSSDIRSIGCAFVLTLAFFNVTILISVYPIVAELIGTHWCMWTFGICCMIGTIIIHFVVPETKGKSVVEIQQILKNYKLL; encoded by the exons ATGGATAATGATAAAGGTAATACTCCAATTCATGGAAAAAATGTTTTCCAGGAAGTAAAATATTCCCAAGTAAATCAAGCTACAGATGAAATTAAAAGGCCAgatactttatttttatatttcacattCATGACAG TAATGTTGACAGCAATAGTATGTGGAGCTACGATAGTATGGACATCTCCAGCAATTGTTAAATTAGAATCTAACGATACCAATATAAATCCATTGGGAAGACCAATAAAATCCTATGAATTATCCAAGTTTATGGGCATTAAAGGAATACTCTCGCTAGTAATTTCACTATTTCTACCAAAACTGGCAGACCTAATCGGCAGGAAGATGGGCATATTTTGGATGGCTGTAATTATGTATATAGGTCTAATAGGATTAGCCTTTAGTAAAAACGTTAATGTTATGACCGCTTTCAGCGTCGTCTCAGGTGCATGTGTAAATGGATTATTTAGTATGATACCGATGTATCTAACAGAAATTTGCGAAGACCACAATCGTGCAAAATTTCTTTGCCTTGTGGGGGTATTCGTTCCTGTTGGTGAACTTTGTACCTTTATAATTGGTCCAATGtttagttataaaatatttacaataataataGCAGCTCCATTGATTCCATTCATGGTGCTGTCCTTTCTTGCTCCTGAGAGCCCAGTTTATAGCTTACACAATGGAAGAAAAGAAAAGTGTATACAAGCAATAAAAAAACTGCGTAAAAATAAAACTGAAGCAGAGTTAGAgcaagatttttttaaaattaaaaaaagtttagaAGATACTGATAAAAGTAGAGGatttaattttagaaaacttTTTGGTACTAAAGAAGGACGCTTAGGTATATTCATAGCGTTCATTCCAATTTTTGTTCAACAGATATCTGGATTTCCTACAATAATGACACTATTGGCACCCATATTTAATGAATTTGGTTCAGACATATCCGGGGATACTGTTGCTATATACGTAGGTGTGGTAAAGGTAATTTTAGGTATAATTACAGCAATGATAGTGGAAAGATTTGGAAGACGATCACTGTGCCTGATTTCAGCTGGTGGAGCAGGACTACCTATATTTCTTTTAGGGATATTTTTCTATTTGAAATATATAAATTCACCCTTGGTGTATCAATATTCGTGGGTACCACTAGTTTGCATTTTAATATATACTTTATTTATATCCATAGGACTTGGACCAATTCCTATGACCTTAGTAAACGAAATGTTTTCTTCGGATATAAGGTCCATAGGATGTGCGTTTGTTTTGACGTTAGCGTTTTTTAACGTAACGATTCTAATCAGTGTCTACCCGATTGTGGCAGAATTGATAGGGACGCATTGGTGTATGTGGACGTTTGGAATATGTTGCATGATTGGTACAATTATTATTCATTTCGTGGTACCTGAAACCAAGGGAAAAAGTGTGGTCGAAATTCAACAAATActtaaaaattataaacttttataa